The following proteins are encoded in a genomic region of Paenibacillus sp. FSL H3-0469:
- a CDS encoding winged helix-turn-helix domain-containing protein — MHLELNASEYKVSAGGLTVELLPKEFALLQFLYRNRGRTFSREQLLDKVWPMEYPVERTVDDHIYRLRKKLRPLGGIDIKTIRGFGYSLTIPGSLAGVAVNPASHDSGLRDTMREVFSKFHVYGQGKSILTLARQQDILGYELDPHYAMVVHFVQGDLEWLIHTDEIPLKDRLFYLNLFYFFIGNPKEKVEYAERLIERNLLNPPEQLELEILTMLDLYTLSGQPELALERLKRTYQVIAGPGFENFIPVTMITELFIHLTVGAGEEELERMDEAVSKILQDKPFLREIGSYKVVKGLWALRREQWAEGDKLIQEGLQVMEMSGFIPLRLYSIYRIHHFCRMFLAGSPLDRKYEELFTTGLEACGLTRLEQTLEDLLLGLLEAL; from the coding sequence ATGCATCTGGAGCTGAACGCAAGTGAATATAAGGTATCCGCCGGAGGATTAACGGTAGAGCTGCTGCCCAAGGAGTTCGCACTGCTGCAGTTTCTGTACCGTAACCGGGGGCGGACCTTCAGCCGCGAGCAGCTGCTGGATAAAGTGTGGCCGATGGAGTACCCGGTGGAGCGGACGGTGGACGATCATATCTACAGGCTGCGTAAGAAGCTGAGGCCGTTAGGCGGGATCGACATTAAGACGATTCGCGGCTTCGGCTACAGTCTGACCATTCCCGGCAGCCTTGCGGGCGTGGCGGTGAATCCGGCATCGCATGATTCTGGGCTGCGCGATACCATGCGTGAGGTCTTCTCGAAATTTCATGTGTACGGCCAGGGCAAATCGATACTGACTTTGGCCCGCCAGCAGGACATCCTTGGTTATGAGCTGGACCCGCATTATGCGATGGTTGTTCATTTCGTGCAGGGAGATCTGGAGTGGCTGATTCATACGGACGAGATTCCGCTGAAGGACCGGCTCTTTTACCTCAATCTGTTCTACTTCTTCATTGGCAATCCCAAGGAGAAGGTGGAGTACGCCGAACGTCTTATTGAGCGGAATTTGCTGAATCCGCCAGAGCAGCTGGAGCTGGAGATTCTGACGATGCTGGACTTGTACACCCTTTCCGGGCAGCCGGAGCTAGCGCTGGAACGCCTGAAACGTACTTACCAGGTTATCGCAGGACCCGGGTTCGAGAACTTCATACCCGTCACGATGATTACGGAGCTGTTCATCCATCTTACCGTGGGTGCTGGAGAGGAAGAGCTGGAACGGATGGATGAAGCCGTCAGCAAGATCCTGCAGGATAAGCCGTTTTTGCGCGAGATTGGCAGTTATAAGGTAGTAAAAGGACTTTGGGCACTGCGCCGGGAACAATGGGCGGAAGGGGACAAGCTGATTCAGGAGGGACTACAGGTGATGGAGATGTCCGGCTTCATTCCGCTGCGGCTCTACTCGATCTACCGGATTCACCATTTCTGCCGTATGTTCCTGGCGGGAAGCCCTTTGGACCGCAAATATGAGGAACTGTTCACTACAGGGCTTGAAGCCTGCGGCCTGACCCGGCTGGAGCAGACGCTTGAGGATCTGTTGCTGGGGCTGCTGGAAGCCCTCTGA
- a CDS encoding L,D-transpeptidase family protein, with protein MSQREQASRFQTYFPKSIALTLVFVMLLTACFTGSAQAASSSSDLIIVNKKTNKLAYYSEGKLVKIFPVATGKTKSLTPEGSFKMVVKIKNRPYYKEKIPGGDPANPLGDRWLGLEVNDTYGTTYAIHGNNNESSIGKYVSAGCIRMHNDDIHWLYPKIAKNTRVIITTSGLEMAAIAEKNGYRLGSTMIAGAFVKGGEKLQVKNSFLLEDSRVYIPLSESVKLLGGSLMQEAGTGALIITIGKNTAVHKPLSTKAKVNGKTVEMLASKSVDGRLYIPLGSLTPLFGLPFTWNAKEGAVKL; from the coding sequence ATGAGTCAGCGTGAACAGGCAAGCCGGTTTCAAACCTATTTTCCTAAAAGCATCGCACTAACACTGGTGTTTGTAATGCTTTTGACCGCATGCTTCACAGGATCTGCGCAAGCGGCATCGTCTTCCTCAGATCTGATCATTGTGAACAAAAAAACGAACAAACTCGCCTATTACAGCGAGGGCAAGCTGGTGAAGATTTTTCCGGTCGCTACCGGCAAAACGAAAAGCCTGACGCCTGAAGGCAGCTTCAAGATGGTGGTCAAAATCAAGAATAGACCCTACTACAAGGAGAAGATTCCCGGAGGCGATCCGGCCAATCCGCTGGGGGACCGCTGGCTGGGGCTGGAAGTAAATGATACTTACGGCACGACCTACGCCATTCACGGCAACAACAATGAATCTTCTATCGGTAAATATGTCAGCGCCGGATGCATCCGCATGCACAATGACGATATTCACTGGCTGTATCCGAAGATTGCGAAGAACACCCGGGTCATCATTACAACCTCCGGGCTTGAGATGGCGGCCATTGCCGAGAAGAACGGCTACCGTCTGGGATCTACAATGATTGCGGGAGCTTTTGTCAAGGGCGGGGAAAAGCTGCAAGTGAAGAATTCCTTCCTGCTGGAGGATTCGCGGGTGTATATTCCACTGAGTGAATCCGTGAAGCTGCTGGGCGGAAGCCTGATGCAGGAGGCGGGAACCGGAGCGCTTATCATCACAATAGGCAAGAATACAGCAGTTCACAAGCCGCTTAGCACGAAAGCCAAAGTGAACGGCAAAACAGTGGAGATGCTAGCCTCTAAAAGTGTAGACGGCCGCCTGTACATTCCGCTGGGCAGCTTAACGCCGCTGTTCGGCCTGCCGTTCACCTGGAACGCTAAAGAGGGAGCAGTGAAGCTGTAA
- a CDS encoding RDD family protein: MEPWIEEELNLYDFVGFWKRVLINFIDFLILVFPTYLLERISVSLAESAGSAFPLFVQFVLLMAFNVFMVVQYGGTPGRLLLRARIVDENGRYPVLKQALIRDSFIIVNSFLAVIVGLNTEALSSIPSSLVNWSPLAADLNAFIGWVVVLDCLFIVFTPRKRALHDLMARTYVVNKTALDRDQTGKFIA, encoded by the coding sequence ATGGAGCCATGGATCGAGGAAGAACTTAATTTATACGATTTTGTAGGCTTTTGGAAAAGAGTACTGATTAATTTCATCGATTTCCTGATTCTTGTTTTTCCAACCTACTTGCTGGAGCGGATTTCCGTTTCTCTTGCAGAATCGGCAGGGTCAGCGTTCCCGCTTTTTGTACAGTTTGTACTGCTTATGGCGTTCAATGTATTTATGGTTGTCCAATACGGAGGCACGCCGGGCAGGCTGCTTTTGAGGGCAAGAATCGTTGATGAGAATGGAAGATATCCGGTGCTCAAGCAGGCTTTGATTAGGGATAGCTTTATTATTGTTAACAGCTTCCTGGCAGTGATTGTGGGTCTGAATACCGAGGCGTTGTCCTCCATCCCAAGCAGTCTCGTGAACTGGAGTCCGCTTGCGGCGGATTTGAATGCTTTTATTGGCTGGGTTGTGGTGTTGGATTGCCTATTCATCGTATTTACCCCGCGTAAGCGGGCGCTGCATGATCTGATGGCCCGTACTTATGTGGTGAACAAAACAGCGCTGGACCGTGATCAGACAGGGAAATTCATAGCATAA
- a CDS encoding TatD family hydrolase — protein sequence MIDAHIHLDQYEDKVLSSMLEGLPEHGIESLIAVSMNLASSKRTLELAASYPGLVEPAYGFHPEQALPTEEELNVLLKWITGHADRMAAIGEIGLPYYSRAEAAARGEDWEMEPYLGLLGRLLGLAAQLAKPVILHAVYEDAWTVCDLLEQHGLTQAHFHWFKGPAATVDRMISRGYYISFTPDILYEPEIQDMARRYPPELVMAETDGPWPFEGPFAGRTTHPAMVHDVAAAWGALHGYSVTEARAKLTANTVRFYGL from the coding sequence ATGATTGATGCCCATATTCATCTTGACCAATATGAGGACAAGGTATTATCCTCCATGCTGGAGGGACTGCCGGAGCATGGCATCGAGTCGCTCATCGCCGTCTCGATGAATCTCGCTTCGAGCAAGCGAACTCTGGAGTTAGCAGCCAGCTATCCGGGCCTTGTAGAGCCTGCGTATGGTTTCCATCCAGAGCAGGCGCTGCCTACGGAGGAAGAACTGAACGTGCTGCTGAAATGGATTACCGGCCATGCGGACCGTATGGCCGCTATTGGTGAAATCGGCCTCCCCTACTACTCCCGCGCCGAAGCTGCCGCACGCGGTGAAGACTGGGAGATGGAGCCCTATCTCGGGCTGCTGGGCAGACTTCTGGGCTTGGCCGCCCAATTAGCCAAGCCGGTCATACTGCATGCTGTCTATGAGGATGCGTGGACCGTATGCGATCTGCTGGAACAGCATGGCCTTACGCAGGCCCATTTTCACTGGTTCAAGGGTCCCGCTGCTACCGTTGACCGGATGATTAGCCGGGGTTACTACATTTCCTTCACTCCCGATATCCTCTATGAACCGGAGATTCAGGACATGGCACGCCGTTATCCGCCGGAGCTGGTCATGGCAGAGACGGACGGCCCATGGCCGTTTGAAGGACCGTTCGCCGGGCGCACCACCCATCCGGCTATGGTCCATGACGTTGCTGCCGCCTGGGGGGCGCTGCACGGGTATTCTGTTACCGAAGCCAGAGCGAAGCTGACGGCGAATACGGTGCGATTCTATGGGCTATAG
- a CDS encoding DUF4309 domain-containing protein, whose product MTTSIRRVAGILILGAMLSLTACNSGKTEPSPNNTPAVTATAQPGDNASSAAEGAQVSESGTDEGAAAGAEPVTAGPEAAAGATSESTVTEAAGAEADTVAPATPQERSKQLKELLELAKQGKVPGVEYAAHTGLIDEVEAAWGEPDLKESAGKGIYSTYSGKQVVIGFNKGSKIFDVRSSAPDLRNLTLEQIEEVLGKPDATTVNGEHNIYIYQANKQYQLKFIIPESTGTVDHISVFSEQDSINNMAG is encoded by the coding sequence ATGACTACATCAATAAGAAGAGTCGCCGGTATTCTTATCCTTGGGGCGATGCTCAGCCTTACAGCCTGTAATTCCGGCAAAACGGAACCGTCGCCTAACAATACGCCTGCGGTTACAGCGACTGCGCAGCCAGGGGATAACGCTTCATCGGCAGCAGAAGGCGCGCAGGTAAGCGAATCCGGCACAGATGAGGGCGCTGCTGCAGGGGCAGAGCCTGTAACTGCAGGCCCTGAAGCCGCCGCCGGAGCCACATCAGAGTCTACGGTCACTGAAGCCGCAGGGGCTGAGGCAGATACCGTAGCTCCCGCCACCCCGCAAGAACGGAGCAAACAGCTGAAGGAGCTGCTGGAGCTTGCCAAGCAGGGCAAGGTGCCGGGCGTTGAATATGCTGCGCATACCGGACTTATTGATGAGGTGGAAGCCGCGTGGGGAGAACCGGACCTCAAGGAATCGGCAGGCAAAGGGATCTATTCCACCTATTCGGGCAAGCAGGTGGTAATCGGCTTCAATAAGGGCAGCAAGATTTTCGATGTGCGCTCCAGCGCCCCGGACCTGCGTAACCTGACACTGGAACAGATTGAAGAAGTACTCGGCAAGCCGGATGCTACCACCGTGAATGGCGAGCATAACATCTATATTTATCAGGCCAACAAGCAGTATCAGCTCAAATTCATCATCCCGGAATCCACAGGAACGGTAGATCATATCTCGGTGTTCTCGGAGCAGGACTCCATTAATAATATGGCAGGCTAG
- a CDS encoding MFS transporter, translating into MELSTKQGTSLLHNKTYMRVYTAFATASFGDWFDALAIQVLVGYRWQASPLMLALIPVTLALPSILLGSVAGAAADRMNKLKLMRTCDLLTALLTLLVLFAPNMVWLLPLLALRSALSTLNMPAQQSLTRSLVREDQLLQASSMNGLVNQGSKIAGPLLGGLALAFLTPQWCILLNALLRGCSYLLLLSVKYIRQDEADSKHSEAQEGKLTLLKMWQEGWTFLLRSRLLLTAMLFGLTGALVIQVVDFQFTSLFRIFAPERESLLGWMVAATGVGAVLIILILNKLKSEGGYGWKLGTGYVLIGGSIAALGLLQPGTSMLWVLLFGFVLGTGNGMFMVTFNYCLQKETPPHMTGRIFGIQNTVLSAVMIVAPLLGGVLVQYAGPARIFVNIGLLLLILGAAGLLLQRQLWPVAGSAPEAAQPAVESS; encoded by the coding sequence ATGGAGCTTTCAACCAAGCAGGGAACAAGCCTGCTGCATAACAAAACGTACATGCGGGTCTATACCGCATTCGCCACCGCAAGCTTCGGCGACTGGTTCGACGCGCTGGCCATTCAGGTGCTAGTCGGCTACCGCTGGCAGGCCAGCCCGCTAATGCTGGCGCTCATTCCGGTAACGCTGGCGCTGCCGAGTATTCTGCTCGGGTCGGTTGCCGGCGCAGCCGCTGACCGGATGAACAAGCTGAAGCTGATGCGTACCTGCGACCTGCTGACCGCGCTGCTGACCCTGCTGGTGCTGTTCGCGCCGAACATGGTCTGGCTGCTGCCGCTGCTGGCACTGCGCTCTGCGCTGTCTACGCTGAATATGCCGGCCCAGCAGTCCCTGACCCGCAGTCTGGTCCGGGAGGATCAGCTGCTGCAAGCCTCGTCTATGAACGGACTGGTCAACCAGGGCTCCAAAATCGCCGGTCCCTTACTCGGAGGTTTGGCGCTCGCCTTCCTTACGCCGCAGTGGTGTATCCTGCTGAATGCACTGCTGCGCGGCTGCTCTTATCTGCTGCTGTTGTCTGTCAAGTATATCCGCCAGGATGAAGCAGACAGCAAGCATTCTGAAGCGCAGGAAGGCAAGCTGACGCTGCTCAAAATGTGGCAGGAAGGCTGGACCTTCCTGCTGCGCAGCCGGCTGCTGCTGACGGCGATGTTGTTCGGACTCACCGGAGCACTGGTCATTCAGGTAGTTGATTTTCAGTTCACCAGTCTGTTCCGGATCTTCGCACCGGAGCGCGAATCGTTGCTGGGCTGGATGGTTGCCGCCACGGGAGTAGGGGCTGTGCTAATCATTCTGATCCTGAACAAGCTGAAATCCGAAGGCGGGTATGGCTGGAAGCTGGGGACCGGGTATGTGCTGATTGGCGGGTCAATTGCGGCGCTCGGTCTGCTTCAGCCGGGGACGTCGATGCTGTGGGTGCTGCTCTTCGGGTTTGTGCTGGGGACCGGCAACGGCATGTTTATGGTTACGTTCAATTATTGCCTGCAAAAAGAAACCCCGCCGCACATGACCGGCCGCATCTTCGGCATCCAGAATACCGTACTCAGCGCGGTAATGATTGTAGCGCCTTTGCTGGGCGGTGTGCTGGTACAGTATGCGGGTCCGGCCCGTATTTTTGTCAACATCGGCTTGCTGCTGTTGATTTTAGGGGCTGCGGGGCTGCTGCTTCAGCGCCAGCTCTGGCCGGTGGCGGGGTCTGCACCGGAAGCCGCTCAGCCAGCGGTAGAGAGTAGCTAA
- a CDS encoding histidine phosphatase family protein, which produces MTTYIYMVRHGDSLRTGVDEWTRGLSPKGEEDALRVTECLKDEGIDVMYSSPYIRAVNTIADLADKLEQEIILIDDLREKVWMEGEQQLPDEELYQVLQKMYTDPDYALPGGESNRECQTRAVKALQDILRTHAGKRVAIGTHGMVMSLMLGYFSPGYGLDFLMQTTKPDIYVMEFKEDKVSVRRMPIQAG; this is translated from the coding sequence ATGACAACTTATATCTACATGGTGAGGCACGGGGACTCGCTTCGTACTGGGGTGGATGAATGGACGCGCGGCCTGTCGCCCAAGGGGGAAGAGGATGCCCTGCGGGTCACCGAATGCCTGAAGGATGAAGGGATAGATGTGATGTACAGCAGCCCGTATATCCGGGCGGTCAATACAATTGCGGATTTGGCGGATAAGCTGGAGCAGGAAATCATTCTGATCGATGATCTGCGGGAAAAGGTCTGGATGGAGGGCGAACAGCAGCTGCCGGATGAGGAACTATATCAAGTGCTACAGAAGATGTACACCGACCCGGATTACGCCCTGCCGGGCGGGGAATCGAACCGGGAATGCCAGACGCGGGCGGTGAAGGCACTGCAGGATATTCTGCGGACCCATGCCGGGAAAAGAGTGGCCATCGGCACCCACGGCATGGTGATGTCCTTGATGCTGGGCTATTTCTCCCCTGGATATGGCCTGGACTTCCTGATGCAGACAACGAAGCCGGATATCTATGTCATGGAGTTCAAAGAGGATAAAGTATCGGTCCGGCGGATGCCTATTCAAGCAGGCTAA